In Pseudoalteromonas sp. MM1, a single window of DNA contains:
- a CDS encoding DUF1566 domain-containing protein, with protein MKTRLLFSMAVFSASFQLAAAQTCYDGADTTTPTTRFTLNDDGTVLDTETGLMWQRCSYGQVYDSDTETCTGSTPSLNWQEALRGAENDTTADYDDWQVPNIKELASILEHSCTEPSINEEVFLGTRLQNYWSNTSGVSTMSSAWVYQFDSGLNSLHAKTSDVYLRLVRYEN; from the coding sequence ATGAAAACACGCTTACTATTTTCAATGGCTGTATTTAGCGCCAGCTTTCAGCTAGCCGCGGCGCAAACGTGTTACGACGGAGCGGATACTACAACGCCAACCACTCGCTTTACCCTTAATGACGATGGCACCGTGTTAGATACTGAAACTGGCCTAATGTGGCAACGTTGTAGCTACGGACAAGTTTACGATAGCGACACTGAAACTTGTACAGGTTCTACGCCATCACTTAATTGGCAAGAAGCGCTGAGAGGCGCAGAAAACGACACTACCGCTGACTACGATGATTGGCAAGTGCCTAATATTAAAGAACTTGCCAGTATTTTAGAACACAGCTGCACCGAGCCAAGCATTAACGAAGAAGTGTTTTTAGGTACAAGATTGCAAAACTACTGGAGTAACACCTCTGGCGTAAGCACGATGAGCTCAGCATGGGTTTACCAATTTGATAGCGGACTCAATAGTTTACATGCTAAAACTAGTGACGTGTATTTACGTTTAGTGCGTTACGAAAACTAG
- a CDS encoding DUF1566 domain-containing protein: MKAFAFTPLISCFLLAACGGGGGGSDDSAVETTVNAGIDLQVVEKTEFTITAQGSPADGTFTWQRVSGPSVDGFPLEGAEQTITAPDVKADSELVLSVSYQTDSGSLVSDTVSIFITSSNQLPLAVVSQTAPETLPSTYNDTVTLSAEESSDPDENGQINSYQWQLISGPDLDITDFDNSTVSFSHPLLESNTNLIWQLSVTDDEGGEASTEYSMTLNKTDELVVANAGDDQNVEEFEEVTLDASESDTLTDTFSCSWQQLTGNAETLANASQCTTTFFASDVDLDTTLSFEVTVTDSKGRTDIDTVFIDVSPKALGLINDSGLGECFNNTQRINCQSSDFPGQDAELGRDSFANQLDKAGQGNLAFDYTKLNQFADEVADDSDNFTCIRDNVTGLVWEVKSVESGTLPNTTLRDGQNHYFWDLGTTTFTDTSTANTTCPDDTSCGVQTYINEVNDLDFCGGTNWRLPTYTELLSLIDYGKQGENVLIDEAFFPNMPEAGAIDDVNLPYWTSQTAADGTSLSQAYIIDMSNGNDLAYPKEKYAYVRLVRSR; the protein is encoded by the coding sequence ATGAAGGCGTTTGCTTTTACTCCCCTTATATCTTGCTTTTTATTGGCTGCCTGTGGCGGTGGAGGCGGTGGTAGTGATGACTCTGCGGTTGAAACCACGGTTAATGCCGGAATCGACCTACAAGTTGTAGAGAAAACAGAGTTTACAATCACCGCGCAAGGCTCACCAGCCGATGGCACTTTTACTTGGCAGCGCGTTAGTGGCCCATCTGTGGACGGCTTTCCGCTTGAAGGTGCAGAGCAAACAATTACTGCGCCCGATGTAAAAGCCGATAGTGAACTTGTACTATCAGTAAGCTATCAAACAGATAGCGGTAGCTTAGTTAGTGACACCGTGAGCATATTCATTACCTCAAGCAATCAGTTACCGCTTGCTGTTGTTAGTCAAACAGCTCCAGAAACACTGCCTTCAACCTATAATGACACCGTAACGTTAAGCGCTGAAGAGTCGAGCGATCCTGACGAAAATGGCCAAATTAATAGCTATCAGTGGCAATTAATTTCAGGCCCTGATCTAGATATAACCGACTTTGACAATTCAACGGTAAGTTTTAGCCACCCGCTGTTGGAATCAAATACTAATTTAATATGGCAATTAAGCGTTACTGACGACGAGGGCGGCGAGGCAAGTACTGAATACAGTATGACACTCAATAAAACCGATGAGCTAGTTGTAGCCAATGCAGGGGATGACCAAAACGTAGAAGAATTTGAGGAAGTGACCTTAGATGCAAGTGAAAGTGACACCCTAACAGATACGTTTTCGTGTAGCTGGCAACAATTAACAGGCAATGCCGAAACGCTGGCAAATGCTAGCCAATGTACCACGACATTTTTTGCCTCCGACGTTGATTTAGATACGACTTTGAGCTTTGAGGTCACAGTTACCGATTCTAAAGGACGCACTGACATCGATACCGTATTTATTGACGTATCGCCAAAAGCTCTTGGATTAATTAACGATAGTGGATTAGGTGAGTGTTTTAACAATACGCAGCGTATCAATTGCCAAAGTAGTGATTTTCCGGGGCAAGATGCAGAGCTTGGTCGAGACAGCTTTGCTAACCAGCTAGATAAAGCAGGTCAAGGTAACCTTGCGTTTGACTACACTAAGCTAAACCAGTTTGCCGATGAAGTCGCTGATGATAGTGACAATTTTACTTGTATACGCGACAACGTAACAGGGCTTGTATGGGAGGTTAAAAGTGTAGAATCAGGCACGCTCCCTAATACCACCTTACGCGATGGCCAAAATCATTACTTTTGGGATTTAGGTACGACCACCTTTACCGATACAAGCACCGCTAATACCACCTGCCCAGATGATACAAGCTGTGGTGTGCAAACTTATATAAATGAAGTGAACGACTTAGATTTCTGCGGCGGTACCAATTGGCGCTTACCAACTTACACTGAGCTGTTGAGCTTAATTGATTATGGCAAGCAGGGCGAAAACGTATTAATTGATGAAGCGTTTTTTCCTAATATGCCAGAAGCAGGCGCTATAGATGATGTGAATTTACCTTACTGGACATCGCAAACTGCAGCCGATGGTACCAGCTTATCGCAAGCGTACATTATAGATATGAGCAACGGGAATGACTTAGCCTACCCGAAAGAAAAATACGCGTATGTACGTTTAGTCAGAAGCCGATAG